One genomic segment of Pseudomonas chlororaphis subsp. aurantiaca includes these proteins:
- a CDS encoding sensor domain-containing protein, giving the protein MPKPADRLPPMPRIHALDPKQSEQSWESAPQLLAALNGARLGAWYWDIESGQISWSRGTQALFGFDPRQPLPKDLEYLDLLPEEDRAKTIRAFHSVLAGAPLEQAMHHRIRWPDGSLHWLEINGSVLPDKHGKPRMIGVIREITHQRQREQALSSSEKRFATLFHLCPNMVLLTRLEDGLISEANQYFEILFGWPLQHVIGRTTLELGLWVDPEQRAQMVKAVQKRGQAATLEVQLRASNGQIHDGILSAQKVELEGQAYLLSTFLDTSERKRAEQALKDSQERLDLALDSAQLGTWDWHIPSGMLYGSARAAQLHGLEPMPFHESFDAFFEGVPDEERNSMRDAYRSLREGPAGNYQLTYRVQLADGSSRFLESRARLYRDEQGNPLRMAGTLLDITEQVEREQRLVTSEEKFASLFQVSPDPICVTLQETGQLIEINSSFTQTFGWTADEVLNRSADEIGLWDDSAQRLQRVEQVIREQALNNVAVVVRHKDGQPLTCIISSRQITVDKQPCIVTTLRDITQQQRSEAALKASEEKFAKAFHSSPDAITITERDTGRYLEVNDGFCRLTGYRAEEVIGRTVYQVGIWAEEKQRSILLAELQLKGRVNHLEMLGRNKRGDILTVEVSVEPITLNETPCLLLTARDVSLLKNAQAQIRHLAYHDPLTNLPNRALLMDRLSQQIALLKRHNLRGALLFLDLDHFKHINDSLGHPVGDTVLKIVTARLEASVRMEDTVARLGGDEFVVLLSGLEGSRSEVSDQVRELADTLRELLSEPMFLDGQRLQVTPSIGVALIPDHGSTPTDLLKRADIALYRAKDSGRNTTQMFHNTMQKAASERLRMETDLRLALSRGEFSLHFQPQVDARDNRIVGAEALVRWHHPELGAQSPTEFIKVLEDSGLILEVGTWILDEACQAFSQLIAEGLVDPLDFSLCVNISPRQFRQNDFVERIERSLSQYQLPSSLLKLEITEGIVIQNLEDTISKMRRLKKLGVSFAMDDFGTGYSSLTYLKRLPVDALKIDQSFVRDATHDPNDAEIVRAIVAMARSLDLNVIAEGVETAEQLEFLQGLGCHLYQGYLHSRPLPLEGLKALLA; this is encoded by the coding sequence ATGCCCAAACCCGCTGACCGTCTACCGCCCATGCCGCGCATTCACGCGCTCGACCCCAAGCAGTCGGAGCAAAGCTGGGAGAGCGCCCCGCAGTTGCTCGCCGCACTCAATGGCGCACGGCTGGGCGCCTGGTACTGGGACATCGAAAGCGGGCAAATCAGCTGGTCGCGGGGCACCCAGGCGCTGTTTGGCTTCGATCCGCGCCAGCCGTTGCCCAAAGACCTGGAATACCTCGACCTGCTGCCCGAGGAAGATCGCGCCAAAACCATTCGCGCCTTCCATTCGGTGCTGGCCGGCGCGCCGCTGGAGCAGGCGATGCATCACCGCATCCGCTGGCCCGACGGCAGCCTGCACTGGCTGGAAATCAATGGCAGCGTACTGCCGGACAAGCACGGCAAGCCGCGGATGATCGGGGTGATTCGCGAAATCACCCATCAACGCCAGCGGGAACAGGCCCTCAGCAGCTCGGAAAAACGCTTTGCCACGCTGTTTCACCTGTGCCCGAACATGGTGCTGCTGACCCGCCTGGAAGATGGCCTGATCAGCGAAGCCAACCAGTACTTCGAAATCCTCTTCGGCTGGCCGCTGCAGCACGTCATCGGCCGCACCACCCTCGAACTGGGCCTGTGGGTCGACCCGGAACAACGCGCGCAAATGGTCAAGGCGGTCCAGAAGCGCGGCCAGGCCGCCACCCTCGAGGTGCAACTGCGCGCCAGCAACGGGCAGATTCACGACGGCATTCTCAGCGCCCAGAAAGTCGAGCTGGAAGGCCAGGCCTACCTGCTCAGCACCTTCCTCGACACCAGCGAACGCAAGCGCGCCGAACAGGCCCTCAAGGACAGCCAGGAGCGCCTCGACCTGGCGCTGGACTCGGCCCAGCTCGGCACCTGGGACTGGCACATTCCCAGCGGCATGCTCTACGGTTCGGCCCGCGCCGCGCAGCTGCATGGCCTGGAGCCGATGCCGTTCCATGAGTCCTTCGATGCGTTTTTCGAGGGCGTGCCCGACGAAGAGCGCAACAGCATGCGCGATGCCTACCGCAGCCTGCGCGAAGGCCCGGCCGGCAATTATCAACTGACCTACCGCGTACAGCTGGCCGATGGCTCGTCACGCTTTCTGGAAAGCCGCGCCCGCCTCTATCGCGATGAGCAAGGCAACCCGCTGCGCATGGCCGGGACCTTGCTGGACATCACCGAACAGGTCGAGCGCGAGCAGCGCCTGGTGACGTCCGAGGAGAAGTTCGCCAGCCTGTTCCAGGTCAGCCCGGACCCGATCTGCGTCACGCTCCAGGAAACCGGACAGCTCATCGAGATCAACTCCAGCTTTACCCAGACCTTCGGCTGGACCGCCGACGAAGTGCTCAATCGCAGCGCCGACGAAATCGGTCTCTGGGACGACTCCGCCCAGCGCCTGCAACGGGTCGAGCAGGTGATCCGCGAACAGGCGCTGAACAACGTCGCGGTGGTGGTCCGGCACAAGGACGGGCAACCCCTGACCTGCATCATTTCCAGCCGGCAGATCACCGTCGACAAACAGCCCTGCATTGTCACCACGCTGCGCGACATTACCCAGCAACAACGCTCCGAGGCCGCGCTCAAGGCCAGCGAAGAGAAGTTCGCCAAGGCCTTCCACTCCAGCCCCGACGCCATCACCATCACCGAGCGCGACACCGGGCGCTACCTGGAGGTCAACGACGGCTTCTGCCGGCTGACCGGTTACCGCGCCGAAGAAGTGATCGGTCGCACCGTGTATCAGGTCGGTATCTGGGCCGAGGAAAAACAGCGCTCGATACTGCTCGCCGAGCTGCAGCTCAAAGGCCGGGTCAATCACCTGGAAATGCTCGGCCGCAACAAGCGCGGAGACATCCTGACGGTCGAGGTCTCGGTCGAACCCATCACCCTCAATGAAACCCCCTGCCTGCTGCTCACCGCGCGGGACGTCAGCCTGCTGAAAAATGCCCAGGCGCAGATTCGCCACCTGGCCTACCACGATCCGCTGACCAACCTGCCCAACCGTGCCCTGTTGATGGACCGTCTGAGCCAGCAGATCGCCTTGCTCAAGCGCCATAACCTGCGCGGCGCCCTGCTGTTCCTCGACCTGGACCACTTCAAGCACATCAACGACTCCCTCGGCCACCCGGTGGGCGACACCGTGCTGAAGATCGTCACCGCGCGGCTCGAGGCCAGCGTGCGCATGGAAGACACGGTGGCGCGCCTGGGTGGCGACGAATTCGTGGTCCTGCTCAGCGGCCTGGAGGGCAGCCGCAGCGAAGTCAGCGACCAGGTACGGGAGCTGGCCGATACCCTGCGCGAACTGCTGTCCGAACCGATGTTCCTCGACGGCCAGCGCCTGCAGGTGACCCCGAGCATAGGCGTGGCCCTGATTCCCGATCACGGCTCGACCCCCACCGACCTGCTCAAGCGCGCCGATATCGCGCTGTACCGGGCCAAGGACTCCGGGCGCAACACCACCCAGATGTTCCACAACACCATGCAGAAAGCCGCCAGCGAGCGCCTGCGCATGGAAACCGACCTGCGCCTGGCCCTGTCCCGGGGCGAGTTCAGCCTGCACTTCCAGCCCCAGGTCGACGCCCGCGACAACCGCATCGTCGGCGCCGAAGCCCTGGTGCGCTGGCACCACCCCGAACTGGGGGCGCAATCGCCCACCGAGTTCATCAAGGTCCTGGAAGACAGCGGCCTGATCCTCGAGGTCGGCACCTGGATTCTCGACGAAGCCTGCCAGGCCTTCAGCCAGCTGATCGCCGAAGGCCTGGTGGACCCGCTCGACTTCAGCCTGTGCGTGAACATCAGCCCGCGGCAGTTCCGCCAGAACGACTTCGTCGAACGCATAGAGCGCAGCCTGAGCCAATACCAACTGCCGTCTTCGCTGCTGAAGCTGGAAATCACCGAAGGCATCGTGATCCAGAACCTGGAAGACACCATCAGCAAGATGCGGCGCCTGAAAAAACTCGGCGTGAGTTTCGCCATGGACGACTTCGGCACCGGTTATTCGTCGCTGACCTACCTCAAGCGCTTGCCGGTGGATGCGCTGAAGATCGACCAGTCCTTCGTCCGCGACGCGACCCACGACCCCAACGACGCGGAGATCGTTCGCGCCATCGTCGCCATGGCCCGCAGCCTGGACTTGAATGTGATCGCCGAAGGCGTGGAAACCGCGGAGCAGCTCGAGTTCCTGCAAGGCCTGGGCTGCCATCTGTATCAGGGTTACCTGCACAGCCGACCGCTGCCGCTGGAGGGCTTGAAAGCCCTGCTGGCCTGA
- a CDS encoding LysR family transcriptional regulator, translating into MDLANLNAFIAIAETGSFSGAGERLHLTQPAISKRIAGLEQQLNVRLFDRLGREVGLTEAGRALLPRAYQILNVLDDTRRALTNLTGEVTGRLTLATSHHIGLHRLPPLLRAFTRRYPEVALDIQFLDSEVAYEEILHGRAELAVITLAPEPHALVKATPVWNDPLDFVAAPEHPLVSNGTVSLADIALHPAVFPGGNTFTHHIVQRLFEAQGLTPNIAMSTNYLETIKMMVSIGLAWSVLPRTMLDEQVARIPLPGIQLTRQLGYILHTERTLSNAARAFMALLDAQVDWPGTKA; encoded by the coding sequence ATGGACCTGGCCAACCTCAATGCCTTTATCGCGATTGCCGAAACCGGCAGCTTCTCCGGAGCCGGCGAGCGCCTGCACCTGACCCAGCCGGCCATCAGCAAGCGCATCGCCGGCCTTGAGCAACAGCTCAATGTGCGGCTGTTCGATCGCCTGGGCCGCGAAGTGGGTTTGACCGAGGCCGGACGCGCCCTGTTGCCACGGGCCTATCAGATCCTCAACGTGCTGGACGACACCCGCCGGGCGCTGACCAACCTGACCGGCGAAGTCACCGGTCGCCTGACCCTGGCGACCAGCCACCATATCGGCCTGCACCGCTTGCCACCCCTGCTGCGCGCCTTTACCCGGCGTTACCCGGAAGTGGCCCTGGACATCCAGTTTCTCGACTCGGAAGTGGCCTACGAAGAGATCCTCCACGGTCGCGCCGAACTGGCGGTGATCACCCTGGCCCCCGAGCCCCATGCTCTGGTCAAGGCCACGCCGGTGTGGAACGACCCGCTGGACTTCGTCGCCGCCCCCGAGCATCCGCTGGTGAGCAACGGCACGGTCAGCCTGGCCGATATCGCCCTGCATCCGGCGGTATTTCCCGGCGGCAACACCTTTACCCACCATATTGTCCAGCGCCTGTTCGAGGCCCAGGGCCTGACCCCGAACATCGCCATGAGCACTAACTACCTGGAAACCATCAAGATGATGGTGTCCATCGGCCTGGCCTGGAGCGTCTTGCCCCGCACCATGCTCGACGAGCAGGTGGCGCGCATTCCTTTACCGGGCATACAGCTCACTCGCCAGCTAGGCTATATCCTGCATACCGAACGGACGCTGTCGAATGCCGCGCGGGCTTTCATGGCCTTACTGGATGCACAAGTCGATTGGCCAGGGACCAAGGCGTAA
- the leuC gene encoding 3-isopropylmalate dehydratase large subunit, with protein MAGKTLYDKLWDSHLVKQRDDGSALIYIDRHIIHEVTSPQAFEGLRLAGRKPWRIDANIATPDHNVPTTPERKGGISAIADQVSRLQVQTLDDNCDEYGIVEFKMNDVRQGIVHVIGPEQGATLPGMTVVCGDSHTSTHGAFGALAHGIGTSEVEHVLATQCLVAKKMKNMLVRVEGKLPFGVTAKDIVLAVIGKIGTAGGNGHAIEFAGSAIRDLSIEGRMTICNMSIEAGARVGLVAADEKTVEYVKGRPFAPKGAEWDLAVEAWKDLVSDADAKFDTVVELDAAQIKPQVSWGTSPEMVLAVDQNVPDPAKEMDLVKRDSIVRALKYMGLTANQAITDIQLDRVFIGSCTNSRIEDLRAAAVIAKGRKVASTIKQAIVVPGSGLVKAQAESEGLDKIFLEAGFEWREPGCSMCLAMNPDRLEAGEHCASTSNRNFEGRQGAGGRTHLVSPAMAAAAAVSGRFVDVRELI; from the coding sequence ATGGCCGGCAAAACGCTCTACGACAAGCTCTGGGATTCGCATTTGGTCAAGCAGCGCGACGATGGCTCGGCGCTGATCTATATCGATCGTCACATCATCCACGAAGTGACCTCGCCGCAAGCCTTCGAAGGCCTGCGTCTGGCCGGGCGCAAGCCTTGGCGCATCGATGCCAATATCGCGACCCCGGACCACAACGTACCGACCACGCCGGAGCGCAAGGGCGGCATCAGCGCCATCGCCGACCAGGTCTCGCGTTTGCAGGTTCAGACCCTCGACGACAATTGTGACGAATACGGCATCGTCGAATTCAAGATGAACGACGTGCGCCAGGGCATCGTTCACGTCATCGGCCCGGAGCAGGGCGCGACCTTGCCGGGCATGACCGTGGTCTGCGGCGACTCCCACACCTCGACCCACGGTGCCTTTGGCGCCCTGGCCCACGGCATCGGCACCTCCGAGGTCGAGCACGTGCTCGCCACCCAGTGCCTGGTCGCCAAGAAAATGAAAAACATGCTGGTGCGGGTCGAGGGCAAGTTGCCATTTGGCGTGACCGCCAAGGACATCGTCCTGGCCGTGATCGGCAAGATCGGCACCGCCGGCGGTAACGGCCATGCCATCGAGTTCGCCGGCAGCGCGATTCGCGACCTTTCCATTGAAGGCCGCATGACCATCTGCAACATGTCCATCGAAGCCGGCGCCCGCGTGGGCCTGGTGGCAGCGGACGAAAAGACCGTGGAATACGTCAAGGGTCGTCCGTTCGCCCCTAAAGGCGCGGAATGGGACCTCGCCGTCGAAGCCTGGAAAGACCTGGTGTCCGACGCCGACGCCAAGTTCGACACCGTGGTCGAACTGGATGCCGCGCAGATCAAGCCACAGGTCAGTTGGGGCACTTCGCCTGAGATGGTGCTGGCCGTCGATCAGAACGTGCCGGATCCGGCCAAGGAAATGGACCTGGTCAAGCGCGACTCTATCGTCCGTGCCTTGAAATACATGGGCTTGACCGCCAACCAGGCGATCACTGACATCCAGCTGGACCGGGTATTCATCGGTTCCTGCACCAACTCGCGGATCGAAGACCTGCGTGCCGCGGCCGTCATCGCCAAGGGTCGCAAGGTGGCCTCGACCATCAAGCAGGCCATCGTGGTCCCGGGGTCGGGCCTGGTGAAGGCCCAGGCGGAGTCGGAAGGCCTGGACAAGATCTTCCTCGAAGCAGGCTTCGAATGGCGCGAGCCGGGTTGCTCGATGTGCCTGGCGATGAACCCGGACCGTTTGGAGGCCGGCGAGCATTGCGCCTCGACCTCGAACCGCAACTTCGAAGGTCGGCAGGGCGCCGGTGGGCGTACTCACCTGGTCAGCCCGGCCATGGCCGCGGCGGCCGCCGTCAGCGGTCGTTTCGTCGACGTCCGTGAATTGATCTAA
- the leuD gene encoding 3-isopropylmalate dehydratase small subunit: protein MKAFTQHTGLVAPLDRANVDTDQIIPKQFLKSIKRTGFGPNLFDEWRYLDVGQPYQDNSKRPLNKDFVLNAERYQGASVLLARENFGCGSSREHAPWALEEYGFRSIIAPSYADIFFNNSFKNGLLPIILSDAEVDELFQQVEAEPGYQLQIDLQAQTVTRPDGKVLKFEIDAFRKHCLLNGLDDIGLTLQDGDAIAAFEAKHRASQPWLFRDA from the coding sequence ATGAAAGCTTTCACCCAGCACACCGGTCTTGTCGCGCCTTTGGATCGTGCCAACGTCGACACCGATCAGATCATTCCCAAGCAGTTCCTCAAGTCGATCAAACGCACCGGCTTCGGCCCGAACCTATTCGACGAGTGGCGCTACCTGGATGTCGGCCAGCCGTACCAGGACAACTCCAAGCGTCCGCTGAACAAGGACTTCGTGCTCAACGCCGAGCGCTACCAGGGTGCCAGCGTGTTGCTGGCCCGGGAAAACTTCGGTTGCGGCTCCAGCCGTGAGCACGCCCCTTGGGCGTTGGAAGAATATGGTTTTCGCAGCATCATCGCGCCGAGCTACGCCGACATCTTCTTCAACAACAGCTTCAAGAACGGCTTGCTGCCGATCATTCTCAGCGATGCTGAAGTCGATGAACTGTTCCAGCAGGTCGAGGCCGAGCCGGGCTATCAGTTGCAGATCGATCTGCAGGCCCAGACCGTGACCCGTCCCGATGGCAAGGTGTTGAAATTCGAGATCGATGCGTTCCGCAAGCATTGCCTGCTCAACGGCCTGGACGATATCGGCCTGACCTTGCAGGATGGCGACGCGATAGCCGCTTTCGAGGCCAAGCATCGGGCCAGCCAGCCGTGGTTGTTTCGCGACGCCTGA
- the leuB gene encoding 3-isopropylmalate dehydrogenase, whose translation MSKQILILPGDGIGPEIMAEAVKVLELANAKYSLGFELSHDVIGGAAIDKHGVPLADETLDRARAADAVLLGAVGGPKWDKIERDIRPERGLLKIRAQLGLFGNLRPAILYPQLADASSLKPEIVSGLDILIVRELTGGIYFGAPRGTRELENGERQSYDTLPYSESEIRRIARVGFDMARVRGKKLCSVDKANVLASSQLWREVVEQVARDYPDVELSHMYVDNAAMQLVRAPKQFDVIVTDNMFGDILSDEASMLTGSIGMLPSASLDANNKGMYEPCHGSAPDIAGQGIANPLATILSVSMMLRYSFNLNDAADAIEKAVSLVLDQGLRTGDIWSVGCTKVGTQEMGDAVVAALRNL comes from the coding sequence ATGAGCAAGCAGATTCTGATTCTCCCAGGTGACGGTATCGGCCCGGAAATCATGGCCGAGGCGGTCAAGGTGCTGGAGCTGGCCAACGCCAAGTACAGCCTGGGCTTCGAGCTGAGCCACGACGTGATCGGTGGCGCGGCCATCGACAAGCACGGCGTGCCGCTGGCCGACGAGACCCTGGATCGTGCGCGGGCAGCCGACGCGGTCCTGCTGGGCGCCGTGGGCGGCCCGAAATGGGACAAGATCGAGCGTGATATCCGCCCTGAGCGCGGCCTGCTGAAAATCCGCGCGCAGTTGGGCCTGTTCGGCAACCTGCGTCCGGCAATCCTTTATCCGCAACTGGCCGATGCTTCCAGCCTCAAGCCGGAAATCGTCTCCGGCCTGGACATCCTCATCGTCCGCGAGCTGACCGGCGGTATCTACTTCGGCGCGCCACGCGGCACCCGCGAACTGGAAAACGGCGAGCGTCAGTCCTACGACACCCTGCCATACAGCGAGAGTGAAATCCGTCGCATCGCCCGTGTCGGCTTCGACATGGCCCGTGTGCGCGGCAAGAAGCTATGCTCGGTGGACAAGGCCAACGTCCTGGCGTCCAGCCAGCTGTGGCGCGAAGTGGTCGAGCAGGTGGCCAGGGATTACCCGGATGTCGAGTTGAGCCACATGTACGTCGACAACGCCGCCATGCAACTGGTGCGTGCGCCGAAGCAGTTCGACGTGATCGTCACCGACAACATGTTCGGCGACATTCTTTCCGACGAAGCGTCGATGCTTACCGGTTCCATCGGCATGCTGCCGTCGGCGTCGCTGGATGCCAACAACAAGGGCATGTACGAGCCATGCCACGGTTCGGCACCGGACATCGCCGGGCAGGGCATCGCCAACCCGCTGGCGACCATTCTGTCAGTGTCGATGATGCTGCGTTACAGCTTCAATCTGAACGACGCGGCGGATGCCATCGAGAAGGCCGTGAGCCTGGTACTGGACCAGGGATTGCGCACCGGCGACATCTGGTCGGTCGGTTGCACCAAGGTGGGTACGCAGGAAATGGGCGATGCAGTAGTCGCCGCGCTGCGGAATCTGTAA
- the asd gene encoding aspartate-semialdehyde dehydrogenase, whose product MKRVGLIGWRGMVGSVLMQRMLEEQDFDLIEPVFFTTSNVGGQGPSVGKDIAPLKDAYSIEELKTLDVILTCQGGDYTSEVFPKLREAGWQGYWIDAASSLRMQDDAVIILDPVNRKVIDQQLDSGTKNYIGGNCTVSLMLMGLGGLFEAGLVEWMSAMTYQAASGAGAQNMRELIKQMGATHAAVADDLANPASAILDIDRKVAEAMRSDAYPTENFGVPLAGSLIPWIDKELPNGQSREEWKAQAETNKILGRFKSPIPVDGICVRIGAMRCHSQALTIKLNKDVPIADIEGLISQHNPWVKLVPNQRDISMQELSPTKVTGTLNIPVGRLRKLNMGSQFLGAFTVGDQLLWGAAEPLRRMLRILLER is encoded by the coding sequence ATGAAACGTGTAGGTCTGATCGGTTGGCGCGGTATGGTCGGTTCCGTGCTCATGCAGCGGATGCTGGAAGAGCAAGACTTCGATCTTATCGAGCCGGTGTTTTTCACCACTTCCAATGTCGGTGGCCAAGGCCCGTCCGTGGGCAAGGACATTGCTCCGCTCAAGGACGCTTACAGCATTGAAGAGCTGAAGACCCTCGACGTGATTCTGACCTGCCAGGGTGGCGACTACACCAGCGAAGTCTTCCCCAAGCTGCGCGAAGCCGGCTGGCAGGGCTACTGGATCGATGCCGCTTCCAGCCTGCGCATGCAGGATGATGCGGTGATCATCCTCGACCCGGTGAACCGCAAGGTCATCGACCAGCAACTGGACTCCGGCACCAAGAACTACATCGGCGGCAACTGCACCGTCAGCCTGATGCTGATGGGCCTGGGCGGCCTGTTCGAAGCCGGTCTGGTGGAGTGGATGAGCGCCATGACCTACCAGGCTGCGTCCGGTGCCGGCGCGCAGAACATGCGTGAACTGATCAAGCAGATGGGCGCGACCCACGCCGCCGTGGCGGATGACCTGGCCAACCCGGCCAGCGCCATCCTCGATATCGACCGCAAGGTCGCCGAAGCCATGCGCAGCGATGCCTACCCGACCGAGAACTTCGGCGTACCGCTGGCTGGCAGCCTGATCCCGTGGATCGACAAGGAACTGCCGAACGGCCAGAGCCGCGAAGAGTGGAAGGCCCAGGCCGAGACCAACAAGATCCTCGGTCGCTTCAAGAGCCCGATCCCGGTCGACGGCATCTGCGTGCGCATCGGCGCCATGCGCTGCCACAGCCAGGCGCTGACCATCAAGCTGAACAAGGACGTGCCGATCGCCGATATCGAAGGGTTGATCAGCCAGCACAACCCTTGGGTCAAGCTGGTACCGAACCAGCGTGACATCAGCATGCAGGAGCTGAGCCCGACCAAGGTTACCGGCACCCTGAACATCCCGGTGGGCCGTCTGCGCAAGCTGAACATGGGCTCGCAGTTCCTCGGCGCGTTCACCGTCGGAGACCAGCTGCTGTGGGGCGCCGCCGAACCGCTGCGCCGCATGCTGCGGATCCTGCTCGAGCGTTGA
- a CDS encoding aspartate-semialdehyde dehydrogenase, with the protein MNQSFDIAVIGATGTVGETLVQILEERDFPIANLHLLASSESAGHSVPFRGKNVRVREVDEFDFSKVQLAFFAAGPAVTLSFSPRATAANCAVIDLSGALPSAQAPNLVPEANERMLAGLKKPVQLSSPSAAATSLAVVLAPLQALFEIQRVNLTASLAVSTQGREAVTELARQTAELLNARPLEPRFFDRQMAFNLLAQVGTPDEHGHTLLEKRLVRELREVLAQPLLKISVTCVQAPVFFGDSYSVTLQSATAIDLDAVNAALEAAPGIELVEAGDYPTAVGDAVGQDVVYVGRVRGGIDDPEELNLWLTSDNVRKGAALNAVQLAELLIKDLL; encoded by the coding sequence ATGAACCAGTCCTTCGATATCGCCGTGATCGGTGCCACCGGTACTGTCGGCGAAACCCTCGTCCAGATTCTCGAAGAACGCGATTTTCCGATCGCCAACCTGCACCTGCTGGCCAGCAGCGAGTCGGCGGGGCATTCGGTGCCGTTTCGTGGAAAGAATGTGCGGGTGCGCGAGGTCGACGAGTTCGATTTCAGCAAGGTTCAGCTGGCGTTTTTCGCTGCTGGTCCGGCGGTGACGCTGAGCTTCTCCCCGCGGGCCACGGCGGCCAATTGCGCGGTGATCGACCTGTCGGGCGCATTGCCTTCGGCCCAGGCGCCGAATCTGGTGCCGGAAGCCAACGAGCGCATGCTGGCCGGCCTGAAGAAGCCCGTTCAATTGAGCAGCCCCAGCGCCGCGGCCACGTCGCTGGCGGTAGTCCTGGCGCCCTTGCAGGCATTGTTCGAGATCCAGCGGGTCAACCTGACCGCCAGCCTGGCGGTGTCCACCCAGGGCCGCGAAGCGGTAACCGAACTGGCACGGCAGACCGCCGAACTGCTCAATGCCCGCCCATTGGAGCCACGCTTCTTCGACCGGCAGATGGCCTTCAACCTGTTGGCGCAGGTCGGCACGCCCGACGAGCACGGTCACACCTTGTTGGAAAAACGTCTGGTCCGGGAGTTGCGCGAGGTGCTGGCGCAGCCTTTATTAAAGATTTCTGTCACTTGTGTTCAAGCCCCGGTGTTTTTTGGCGATAGCTATAGCGTGACTCTGCAGTCAGCCACGGCGATCGACCTGGACGCGGTCAATGCCGCGCTCGAAGCGGCGCCCGGCATCGAACTGGTCGAGGCGGGCGACTACCCGACCGCGGTGGGCGATGCGGTCGGGCAGGATGTAGTCTACGTTGGTCGGGTGCGCGGGGGGATCGACGACCCGGAGGAACTTAATCTCTGGCTGACGTCAGATAACGTACGCAAAGGGGCTGCGCTCAACGCGGTGCAACTGGCTGAGTTGTTGATAAAAGACCTTCTGTAA